A portion of the Caldanaerobius fijiensis DSM 17918 genome contains these proteins:
- the spoIIR gene encoding stage II sporulation protein R, producing MKKLLIIILAIVLIFLGFQYRSYEAQKADISNRLIRLHVIANSDSAVDQAVKLKVRDAIIKAMDSRFEGKYDIDKARKLISDNLSNIQAIAEKVLKESGMNYGAKVQFGRFNFPIKRYGSIVLPPGNYEALKVVLGDGQGKNWWCVMFPPLCFADITHGLTTVQTEDNLSQVLSADQLNMIDENKNHEVVFKFKIYEVIERTFNAFTKSLRFALK from the coding sequence TTGAAAAAGCTACTGATAATAATATTAGCCATAGTGTTGATATTCCTGGGTTTTCAGTACCGCTCATATGAAGCCCAGAAAGCCGATATATCCAATAGATTGATAAGGCTTCATGTAATAGCGAACAGCGACTCTGCTGTTGACCAGGCTGTTAAATTAAAGGTCAGGGATGCGATAATAAAAGCCATGGATTCTAGGTTTGAAGGGAAATACGATATAGATAAAGCCAGAAAGCTTATAAGCGATAACTTGAGTAACATACAGGCAATTGCAGAAAAGGTACTTAAGGAAAGTGGAATGAATTACGGAGCTAAGGTTCAATTTGGCAGATTTAATTTTCCTATTAAAAGATATGGTTCTATAGTGCTTCCGCCAGGCAATTATGAGGCGCTTAAAGTGGTTTTAGGCGACGGCCAGGGCAAAAATTGGTGGTGCGTCATGTTCCCGCCTCTCTGCTTTGCGGATATTACCCATGGGCTCACCACAGTTCAAACTGAAGACAATTTGAGCCAGGTCTTAAGTGCTGACCAATTAAATATGATTGATGAAAATAAAAACCATGAAGTGGTATTTAAATTTAAGATATATGAGGTAATTGAGCGTACATTTAACGCTTTTACAAAATCTCTGAGATTTGCATTAAAATAA
- a CDS encoding aminotransferase class I/II-fold pyridoxal phosphate-dependent enzyme has protein sequence MQKFDQNRTPLFDALKRYRERQTVAFHVPGHKHGKGLKEFTDYVGENLMWLDVNGMEDLDNVCNPVGVIKETQQLAAEAFGADYAYFLVNGTSSGVQAMIMSACEPGDEIIIPRNAHKSTIGGIILSGAIPVYIQPEINHELGIAMGVSVSSVKAAIEAHPYAKAVFIINPTYYGVASDLKTIVDLAHENDMMVLVDEAHGAHLGFHPDLPISAMMAGADMSAVSLHKTGGSMTQSSMLLLKGNRLDPGYVKSVLNLTQTTSASYVLMASLDVARKQLATKGREMLEEVLRLSRIARDKINQIPGLRAFGKEVTGTPGSFAFDETKLGVNVMGLGLTGFEVESLLRKRYDIQVEMADLYNILAIVSLGDDETSIAKLVEGLRGIAADHAGHTIKNATRSPIMPDLIVSPRDAYYSRKKVVKLEDAEGEISGEMVMAYPPGIPVICPGERITAEIIDYIKALKNEKCQLQGTEDPYADYIKVLGQDYYN, from the coding sequence ATGCAGAAATTTGATCAAAACAGGACACCACTTTTTGATGCATTAAAAAGGTATCGGGAAAGGCAAACCGTGGCATTTCACGTGCCAGGGCATAAGCACGGCAAAGGACTTAAAGAATTTACGGATTATGTAGGAGAAAATTTGATGTGGTTGGACGTCAACGGCATGGAGGATCTGGACAACGTGTGTAATCCCGTTGGCGTTATAAAGGAAACCCAGCAGCTGGCTGCAGAAGCTTTCGGCGCTGATTATGCCTATTTTCTTGTCAATGGAACAAGTAGTGGTGTACAGGCTATGATTATGTCAGCCTGCGAACCAGGCGATGAGATAATAATACCCAGAAATGCTCATAAATCTACTATCGGAGGAATTATTTTAAGTGGAGCTATTCCTGTGTATATACAGCCTGAAATCAATCACGAGCTGGGGATAGCTATGGGAGTGAGCGTATCCAGCGTTAAAGCCGCTATTGAGGCACATCCTTATGCAAAAGCTGTTTTTATTATAAATCCTACCTACTATGGAGTGGCATCTGATCTAAAAACCATCGTAGATCTGGCCCACGAAAATGATATGATGGTTCTGGTGGATGAGGCTCATGGAGCTCATCTGGGGTTTCACCCTGATTTGCCTATAAGCGCCATGATGGCAGGGGCGGATATGAGTGCTGTAAGCTTGCATAAGACAGGGGGTTCTATGACTCAGAGCTCTATGCTCCTGCTGAAAGGGAATAGGCTGGATCCGGGTTATGTAAAATCGGTTTTAAATCTCACCCAGACCACCAGCGCCTCCTATGTGCTAATGGCATCGCTGGATGTTGCGAGAAAACAACTGGCCACAAAAGGCCGCGAAATGCTGGAAGAGGTGCTGCGCTTGTCCAGGATAGCCAGAGATAAAATAAACCAGATACCTGGCCTGAGGGCCTTTGGGAAAGAAGTGACAGGAACCCCTGGAAGTTTTGCTTTTGATGAGACCAAACTCGGAGTAAACGTCATGGGGCTCGGCCTTACTGGATTTGAAGTGGAATCACTTTTAAGAAAAAGATATGATATACAGGTAGAGATGGCTGACCTTTACAATATATTGGCCATCGTGAGTTTAGGGGATGATGAAACATCTATAGCAAAGCTGGTAGAAGGATTAAGAGGTATTGCAGCGGATCACGCGGGCCATACCATAAAAAATGCCACCAGGAGCCCTATTATGCCTGACCTCATAGTATCTCCCAGAGATGCTTATTATAGCAGAAAAAAGGTGGTCAAGTTGGAAGACGCCGAAGGAGAAATAAGTGGGGAAATGGTGATGGCGTATCCTCCGGGTATACCGGTGATTTGCCCGGGCGAGAGGATAACGGCAGAGATCATAGATTATATAAAAGCGCTGAAAAACGAAAAATGTCAGCTTCAAGG